The Amycolatopsis sp. NBC_01480 genome segment GGCGACCAGTGCGGCCGCGGCAGTCAGGGCCGCCGCCAGGAAACCGGCGTTCGCCAGCGCGGCGACGACGCGGGTGACCAGCAGCGCCGGAAAGCTCGTCGTGACAGCGCCCGCGAGATGAGCCGCGGCGAACACCAGGACGAAACCGAGCAGCGAGGCACGGGCGGGCCACCGTCGCGCGAGTGCGGCCGTCAACGGCGCACCGACGGCCATGCCGATCGCAAAAGCCGAGGTCAGCAGCCCGGCAGTGCCGATCGGCACACCAAGCCCGTTGGCGATGTCCGGCACCAATCCGGCGAGCATGAATTCCGAAGTGCCCATCGCGAAGACGGCTACAGCGAGGAGGTAGAGGGAAAATGGCATCAAAGGCTCCGAGGTGAGAGAGAACGACCAGGCGTCTCGTCACCGCGGTCAGCACCCCTGAGCGCTCGCACCGAACCCGCCAAGGGGTGTCAGTGGTTCAGGGCGCAGTTATCGGTCCCGTGGCGGGGGAGCGGCGTGCACTCCCCGGCAGGGGACTGTCAGTGGTTCAGGGGGCTGACGGCGTGACCGAAAGCCCCCACCGTGTCCGCCTCAGGGCTCGACATGGCGCCCACGGTACTCACCGTCGCCGGTCGCCGCGCAACCGGATTTCACTGCTCCGTCGCGGTGCACTGTTGCCGTGGCCGCCGAGTCCATCGGGTCCGGAGAGCCCGCCGCGACAACCGAGTCCGCCGAAACCGCAGCCACCTCCCGACGCAACCGAGTCAACGCGACCCCGGCCAGCACCACCGCCATCCCGACCCCAGCCCGCAACCCGATCGCCTCATGAAGCACGATCGCGCCCAGCGCCACGGACACCACCGGCAGCAGATAACCAACCGTCGCGGCGTTGGTGGCGCCTTCGTCCGCGATGATGCGGTACGTGAGGTGAAAAGTGAGCCCCGTGGCGAACACCCCCAGCGCGACGATGGCGACCAAACCCACCACCGTGAGCCGGATCGGCGTGAAGCCAGTCGGCAAGGCCAGTGCGGACAAACCCGTCGCGGCGGTGAGCTGGGCTGACGACAGGGACAGCGTCGGCACGCCCCGGCCGACCAGATGCCGTCCCATGTAAGCGAAGCCGACCGCGTAACTGGTGGCCGCGGCGCACAGGGCCAGCCAGCCCCAGCCGGCCGTCCCGGCTGATGCCCACGGGGCGAAGATCAGGACCGTCCCGGCGAAGCCGAGCAGCAGCCCGGTCAAGCGCGCCGGGCGCAGGCGGCGTTCCGAGCCCAGGAACAGGCCGATCAGCAGGGACCACAGCGGCGTCGTCGCGCTGAGCACGCCGGCCACGCCCGAGCCGACGGTCTCCTGGCCCACGCTGAACAGGAAAAAGGGCAGCGCGTTGCAGAAGAACGCGGCCACGACCAGGTGCCCCCAGATCCGCCACCCGCGCGGCAGCCGTCGCCGCCCGACCGCGGACGCGACGATCAGCGTCACCGCACCCAGCGCGCACCGCAGGAAGGTCACCTGCGCCGGCGAGAACGCGGCCAGCGCCAGCTCGATCCAGAGGAACGTCGACCCCCACACCAGGGCCAGCACCGCCACCCGGGCCACCGCCCAGGCCCGTTTTCCTTGTGTCATGAGAAAAACCCTGCCCGCGCCGGACGACGGCGACAAGCGCGAACTGCTTCACCACCGTTAAGCCGGACTACATAGTCCACATCGGACAGTTCAGCCGTGTCGCCCGGCCGGCAGCGCGTCGTCGAGGGTGGCGACGATGGTGAGTACCCGGTCGAGCGCGGAGATCTGCAGGACGCGCAGCACCGCACGGTTCTGGGTGACGATCTTGAACGCGGCCGCCCGCTCGCGGCACCACTCCTCGAGCTGGACGAGCACGGTCAGCCCGGCGGAGTCCAGGAACGTCACGCCGGTGAACTCGAGGATCAGCAACGCCGGGGCGGGCCCGTCGGGCGCGGCCTCCGCCCGCAGCAGCGGCGCCGTGGACACGTCGACCTCGCCGACGGCGTGCACCAGCCAGGTGGTGCCGAGCCGTTCGCCGGAAAGGCGCAACAGCGGGGGTTCGGTGCTCTCCATCGTGACGGCCTCCTGGGCCGGAACGGCGGCCGAGGAAACCAGCCTACGGCCTCACCGCGCCAGCGCTGGTAGCCGGGCTGTGCCGTGGCGGGAGATTCAGCCGATCGCCATCCCGCTGACGATGCGGCCCTGGTCGTTCCAGCCGCGGTGGCTGTCGCCGCCGTGCCAGGAGTACAAGGTGGCTGTGTCGGGGTCGCCGATGAGGCAGTCGGCGCTGCCGTTGCCACGGCAGGTTCAGCCGATCGGCACCCCACTCGCGATCCTGCCCTGGTCGATCCAGCCGCCGTGGCCGTCGCCGCCGGACCAGGAATACAGGGTCGCCGCGTTGGTGTCGGGGTCGCCGAAGACGTAGTCCGCGCTGCCGTCGCCGGTCGCGTCGGCCAGGCTTACGCGGTCGGCGGTCGTGGTGAGGCCGGTTGCGACCTGGCCGTAGGGGATCCAGGCGCCGTGGCCGTCGCCGCCGCGGTTCAGGTACAGGGTGACGGCGCCGTTGTCGGCGATCGTCAGGTAATCGGCGCGGCCGTCGCCGTCGAGATCGGCGAACCGCACGCGGGACGGGTCGGTGGTGGTGCCGGTGGCCACCTGGCCGAGCCCGATCCAGCCGCCGTGACCGTCGCCGCCGCGGTTGAGGTACACGGAGACGGCGCCGTTGTCGGCGATCGTCAGGTAGTCGGTGCGGCCGTCGCCGTCGAAGTCGGCGAACCGCACCCGGGAAACGTCCGTGGTGGTCCCGGTGGCGACTTGGCCGAGATCGGTCCAGCCGCCATGACCGTCGCCGCCGCGGTTCAGCCGCACCGAGACGGCGCCGTTGTCGGCAATCGTCACGTAGTCAACTCGGCCATCTCCGTCGAAATCGGCGAACCGCACCCGCGACGGGTCCGTGGTGGTCCCGGACGTGACCGGGCCGAGCACGTCCCAGCCGCCGTGCCCGTCGCCGCCGCGGTTGAGGTAGGCCGAAACCTCGCCGTTGCTGGCGACGGTGAGGTAGTCGGCGCGGCCGTCACCGTCGAAGTCCGCCCAGCGCACCTTGCCCGAGCCGCCCGCCTCGGTGCCCGCCGCCAGCGGGGGACGGCCGGTGACCACACCGTCGGTCCAGGCCTGGTCCAGCGCGCCGTAGAGGCTCTGCGCCATCCGCAGGTAACCGGCGTCGTCCGGGTGCAGCCCGTCGGCCATCTCGGCCGAGGTCAGCGCGGGCGGGTCGACGTACCGCATCTGGTGGCCCGCCTGCTGTTCGGCCGCCTGGAACCCCTTGACCCGGCTGTTGAACGCCGCGACCTGGCCCTGCAGCCCCGGCGTGGTCGGGATCAGCCCCAGCACGAGCACCGCGACGCCAGGATGGTCGGTGAAGATCCGGTCGAGCAGCGCCCGCAGGCGGTCCGGCGCGCCGGGCAGGTCGATGCCCCGGTTGAGGTCATTGATCCCGAGGTGCAGCAGCACGACGTCGGGCCGGGCGTCGGCCACCCAGCCGTCGATCCCGGCGGCGATCTCGTCGATCGTGTAACCGCTGTGCCCCTCGTTCGCGGGCGCGACCAGGCTGCCGGACGCCTGGCTCCCGACGAACCGCGCGGCGTAGCGCGACTGCCCGCCGATCATCGTCCACAGTGGAGCGCGGTACGACGAATTCGTCGCACTCCCCACGCCCCAGGTGATCGAGTCGCCCAGCGGCATGACCCGGACGACGGGCGCGAGCGCCGCCGCGCCGGCCGGGACGACCACCGCGGCGAGCCCGGCCAGCACGACGGCGGCGAGCGTCAGCAGGCGGCGCATCTCAGGACGCCGCGTTCATGACGTCGAGCGCGCTCTGCTGACGCGCGGCGTCGATCTTGTCCAGTGGCCCGGACCAGCGCAGGCCGTACTGGTCAAGGGAATTGCGGTCCGAGCCGTACGCCCGGTCGGCCTGGCGTTTCAGGTAAGCGGTGTACGGATGGTCGGACAGCGCCGCGTTCAGCGCGGCCAGCCCGCGCGCGTCGGCGCCCTTGAACGACGGCCCGTCCCCGCCGCAATCGCCGGTCTCACAGGGGTCGCGGAGGATCCCGTCGGAGGTGTTGAGCGAGCCGGACGTGGTGTTCGCGTCGCCGAGCTGGCGCGCGGTGGTCAGCAGGGAGCTGTCGCCGGTGGCGCGGTTCAGCTCCGTCAGCGCGTTGATCAGCACGCCCTGGTTGTACGACCACACCGTGCTTCCGTTGTTCTTGCAGGTGTTCAGGTCCGTGCCGTCGTTCACCAGGTTCGAGCCGTTGACCATGCCGGTGCCCTGGAACCAGCTCCAGCCGCTGCGCGCGCGGCCGAGGTAGGTGCTGTCGCCGGAGACCCGGTTGTGCAACGCGGCGTTCAGCTGGATGTAGAGCGAGTTCGCGATGGCGTTCTTGTACGTCTTGGCGGTGCTCCACCAGACCCCGCCGCCGCAGGTGTTGTCCCAATAGGACGCCATGTAGTCCGCGTCCGACCGGG includes the following:
- a CDS encoding DMT family transporter, with product MTQGKRAWAVARVAVLALVWGSTFLWIELALAAFSPAQVTFLRCALGAVTLIVASAVGRRRLPRGWRIWGHLVVAAFFCNALPFFLFSVGQETVGSGVAGVLSATTPLWSLLIGLFLGSERRLRPARLTGLLLGFAGTVLIFAPWASAGTAGWGWLALCAAATSYAVGFAYMGRHLVGRGVPTLSLSSAQLTAATGLSALALPTGFTPIRLTVVGLVAIVALGVFATGLTFHLTYRIIADEGATNAATVGYLLPVVSVALGAIVLHEAIGLRAGVGMAVVLAGVALTRLRREVAAVSADSVVAAGSPDPMDSAATATVHRDGAVKSGCAATGDGEYRGRHVEP
- a CDS encoding anti-sigma factor antagonist (This anti-anti-sigma factor, or anti-sigma factor antagonist, belongs to a family that includes characterized members SpoIIAA, RsbV, RsfA, and RsfB.): MESTEPPLLRLSGERLGTTWLVHAVGEVDVSTAPLLRAEAAPDGPAPALLILEFTGVTFLDSAGLTVLVQLEEWCRERAAAFKIVTQNRAVLRVLQISALDRVLTIVATLDDALPAGRHG
- a CDS encoding FG-GAP-like repeat-containing protein; translation: MRRLLTLAAVVLAGLAAVVVPAGAAALAPVVRVMPLGDSITWGVGSATNSSYRAPLWTMIGGQSRYAARFVGSQASGSLVAPANEGHSGYTIDEIAAGIDGWVADARPDVVLLHLGINDLNRGIDLPGAPDRLRALLDRIFTDHPGVAVLVLGLIPTTPGLQGQVAAFNSRVKGFQAAEQQAGHQMRYVDPPALTSAEMADGLHPDDAGYLRMAQSLYGALDQAWTDGVVTGRPPLAAGTEAGGSGKVRWADFDGDGRADYLTVASNGEVSAYLNRGGDGHGGWDVLGPVTSGTTTDPSRVRFADFDGDGRVDYVTIADNGAVSVRLNRGGDGHGGWTDLGQVATGTTTDVSRVRFADFDGDGRTDYLTIADNGAVSVYLNRGGDGHGGWIGLGQVATGTTTDPSRVRFADLDGDGRADYLTIADNGAVTLYLNRGGDGHGAWIPYGQVATGLTTTADRVSLADATGDGSADYVFGDPDTNAATLYSWSGGDGHGGWIDQGRIASGVPIG